In Nicotiana tabacum cultivar K326 chromosome 17, ASM71507v2, whole genome shotgun sequence, one DNA window encodes the following:
- the LOC107794370 gene encoding protein trichome birefringence-like 19, producing the protein MELLFWRNFSTAQRTPRIVILVSLTLIILGLIPLYHPFNLYAADVVVNHSSKASQPYHTEEQKIKIAEEEDTCDVFIGDWVPNTDGPYYTNTTCWAIHEHQNCMKYGRPDTEFLKWRWKPKGCELPIFNPYQFLDMMTNKSMAFIGDSVGRNQMQSLICLLSRVEYPVDISYDEDQNFKRWKYTTYNFTLAAYWSPFLVTVKESDPDGPSHTGLFNLYLDEPDAKWITQIEQFDYLILNSAHWFTRCSVYYEKNRIIGCRYCGLPNVTDLPINYGYQKALKTTLDAINRLKNYKGVTFLRTIAPSHFEGGEWNKGGNCVRRRPFRSNETTLDGLSLEFYTTQVEEFKIASEEGKKKGKRFRLLDMTQAMLLRPDGHPSRYGHWPNENVVLYNDCVHWCLPGPIDSWSDFLLHMLKLEGRRAFEESLQLN; encoded by the exons ATGGAGCTTCTCTTTTGGAGAAACTTCAGTACAGCTCAAAGAACTCCAAGAATAGTAATCCTTGTTTCTTTAACATTAATCATTCTTGGTCTTATCCCTCTTTACCACCCTTTTAATTTGTATGCTGCAGATGTAGTAGTAAATCATTCTTCTAAAGCATCACAACCATATCATACTGAGGAACAAAAGATAAAGATTGCGGAGGAGGAAGACACGTGTGATGTATTCATTGGAGACTGGGTTCCTAATACAGACGGTCCATATTACACGAACACGACATGTTGGGCGATACACGAGCACCAAAATTGCATGAAATATGGGAGGCCTGATACTGAATTCTTGAAATGGAGGTGGAAGCCAAAAGGGTGCGAGCTGCCCATTTTTAACCCGTATCAGTTTTTGGATATGATGACGAACAAGTCTATGGCATTTATTGGAGATTCAGTGGGAAGAAACCAAATGCAGTCTTTAATTTGCCTCTTGTCCCGG GTGGAATATCCAGTTGATATTTCTTATGACGAAGATCAGAATTTCAAAAGGTGGAAATACACAACCTATAACTTCACCTTAGCAGCATATTGGTCACCATTCTTGGTCACAGTTAAAGAATCAGATCCAGATGGTCCAAGCCACACGGGACTTTTCAATCTTTATCTTGATGAACCTGATGCAAAATGGATAACCCAAATTGAACAATTCGACTATCTCATCCTCAATTCTGCCCACTGGTTTACAAGGTGCAGCGTCTACTACGAGAAAAATCGAATAATTGGTTGTCGTTATTGTGGACTCCCAAATGTCACTGATCTTCCCATAAATTATGGCTATCAAAAGGCACTTAAGACAACTTTAGATGCCATCAATAGATTAAAAAATTATAAAGGTGTTACTTTTCTTAGGACTATTGCGCCTTCTCATTTTGAAGGTGGTGAATGGAATAAGGGTGGAAATTGTGTTAGAAGAAGGCCATTTAGAAGCAATGAGACAACTTTGGATGGTTTAAGTTTGGAATTTTATACGACACAAGTTGAAGAATTTAAGATTGCatctgaggaaggaaagaaaaagggTAAGAGGTTCAGATTATTGGACATGACACAAGCCATGTTGTTGAGACCAGATGGTCACCCTAGTAGATATGGACATTGGCCTAACGAGAATGTGGTTTTGTATAATGATTGTGTACATTGGTGTTTGCCTGGTCCTATTGATTCTTGGAGTGATTTTTTGCTTCATATGTTGAAGTTGGAGGGCAGGAGAGCCTTTGAGGAAAGTCTTCAATTAAACTAA